A single genomic interval of Nitratidesulfovibrio sp. SRB-5 harbors:
- a CDS encoding chemotaxis protein CheA translates to MQSQEDANRAAFIEEAQDLLAELETALLELEAQPDDRDLVARVFRAMHTIKGSGAMFGFDDIAHFTHDVETVFDRVRNGEVPVTRQLLDLTLASRDHIAQLLNCAVTGDAPDLAHAAAITASLRALVPVAAPPADAPADGTADGECPAETEAPCPPCARTWRVRFRPVPSILFSGTNPLALLDELRDMGGAQVFPHFSEVPGLDELQPELCHVWWDVLLSSESNEAAIRDVFLFVEDDADVDIRLVDDARIVDDAAYKRLGEILIERGDVSSDDLHRVLDEQRPLGRLLTDAGVVPPERVDAALAEQQAVRTIRQSRDKESTARDDSGASIRVAASKLDFLVDLVGELVIVQAQLSQAAHLRSDPGLLGLVEELERLSDELRDTTLGIRMLPIGTTFSKFRRLVRDLSAELGKDVELVTLGGETELDKTVIERLGDPLVHCLRNSLDHGVESPDVRAAAGKPRTGTVTLSAAHAGGEVLITIADDGAGIDPARVLEIARRRGVIAPDVELPAREAIELIFAPGFSTAEKVTSVSGRGVGMDVVKRSIEALRGRIELDSAVGRGTTLTIRLPLTLAIIDGLQVLVGGESYVIPLNHVEECAEHSTPSSADGRQRIINLRGEIVPYIRLRELFASSGPAPAIEQVVVVDAQGSRFGLVVDCVVGEHQTVIKSLGRIYKDVPGISGATIKGDGSMALILDVPGLVQLAVDQPPRGQRVPAASHGGGA, encoded by the coding sequence ATGCAATCGCAGGAAGACGCAAACAGGGCAGCCTTCATCGAAGAAGCGCAGGACCTGCTGGCAGAGCTGGAAACGGCCCTGCTGGAACTGGAGGCGCAGCCCGATGACCGCGACCTGGTGGCGCGAGTGTTCCGGGCCATGCACACCATCAAGGGCTCCGGGGCCATGTTCGGTTTCGACGACATCGCCCACTTCACCCATGACGTGGAAACGGTGTTCGACCGGGTGCGCAACGGCGAGGTGCCCGTCACCCGCCAGTTGCTGGACCTGACCCTGGCCTCGCGCGACCACATCGCCCAACTGTTGAACTGCGCCGTTACCGGCGATGCCCCGGACCTGGCGCACGCCGCCGCCATCACCGCCTCTTTGCGGGCGCTGGTGCCCGTGGCCGCCCCCCCGGCCGATGCCCCGGCAGACGGCACTGCCGACGGGGAATGCCCGGCAGAGACGGAAGCGCCGTGCCCCCCCTGTGCCCGCACCTGGCGGGTGCGCTTTCGCCCCGTGCCTTCGATTCTTTTCAGCGGCACCAACCCCTTGGCCCTGCTGGACGAACTGCGCGACATGGGCGGCGCGCAGGTGTTTCCGCACTTCAGCGAGGTGCCCGGCCTGGACGAGTTGCAGCCCGAGCTGTGCCACGTGTGGTGGGACGTGCTGCTTTCCAGCGAATCGAACGAGGCCGCCATCCGCGACGTGTTCCTGTTCGTGGAGGACGACGCGGACGTCGACATCCGCCTGGTGGACGATGCGCGCATCGTGGACGACGCCGCCTACAAGCGGCTGGGCGAAATCCTGATCGAGCGCGGCGACGTCAGCTCCGACGATCTGCATCGTGTGCTGGACGAGCAGCGCCCCCTGGGCAGGCTGCTGACCGACGCGGGCGTGGTGCCCCCGGAAAGGGTGGATGCCGCGCTGGCCGAACAGCAGGCCGTGCGCACCATCCGCCAGTCGCGCGACAAGGAATCGACCGCGCGCGACGATTCAGGGGCCAGCATCCGGGTTGCCGCATCCAAGCTGGATTTTCTGGTGGATCTGGTGGGCGAACTGGTCATCGTGCAGGCCCAGCTTTCCCAGGCGGCGCATCTGCGCAGCGATCCCGGCTTGCTGGGGCTGGTGGAAGAACTGGAACGGCTGAGCGACGAACTGCGCGACACCACCCTCGGCATCCGCATGCTGCCCATCGGCACCACGTTCAGCAAGTTCCGCCGCCTGGTGCGCGACCTTTCGGCGGAACTGGGCAAGGACGTGGAACTGGTGACCCTGGGCGGCGAGACGGAACTGGACAAGACCGTCATAGAGCGCCTGGGCGACCCGCTGGTGCACTGCCTGCGCAACAGCCTGGACCACGGCGTGGAGTCGCCCGACGTGCGCGCCGCCGCAGGCAAGCCGCGCACCGGCACGGTAACCCTTTCGGCGGCCCATGCCGGGGGCGAGGTGCTGATCACCATCGCCGACGACGGCGCGGGCATCGACCCCGCCCGGGTGCTGGAAATCGCCCGCAGGCGCGGCGTCATTGCCCCGGATGTGGAACTGCCCGCGCGCGAGGCCATCGAGCTCATCTTCGCCCCCGGATTTTCCACGGCGGAAAAGGTCACCAGCGTTTCGGGCCGGGGCGTGGGCATGGACGTGGTGAAGCGCTCCATCGAGGCGTTGCGTGGCCGCATAGAACTGGACAGCGCGGTGGGCAGGGGCACCACCCTGACTATCCGCCTGCCGCTGACCCTGGCCATCATCGACGGCCTGCAGGTGCTGGTGGGTGGCGAATCGTACGTCATCCCGCTGAACCACGTGGAGGAATGCGCGGAACACTCCACCCCCAGTTCCGCCGATGGCAGGCAGCGCATCATCAACCTGCGCGGAGAGATCGTGCCCTACATCCGCCTGCGCGAGCTGTTCGCCTCTTCCGGTCCCGCTCCGGCCATCGAGCAGGTGGTGGTGGTCGATGCGCAGGGCAGCCGGTTCGGCCTAGTGGTCGACTGCGTGGTGGGCGAACACCAGACGGTCATCAAGAGCCTGGGCCGCATCTACAAGGACGTGCCCGGCATTTCCGGCGCCACCATCAAGGGTGACGGCAGCATGGCCCTGATCCTGGACGTGCCGGGACTGGTGCAGCTTGCGGTGGACCAGCCCCCGCGCGGGCAGCGTGTGCCCGCGGCGTCGCACGGGGGGGGCGCATGA
- the crcB gene encoding fluoride efflux transporter CrcB: protein MQKIVLLGLAGALGSLARYGLAGLVQRAAPGSFPLGTFIVNVLGCLAFGFVWGVCENRISLHPDVRVVLLTGFMGAFTTFSTFTFESLGLMETGQWLAFALYAGGQLLLGLALLWLGLGTGRLV, encoded by the coding sequence GTGCAGAAGATCGTCTTGCTGGGCCTTGCGGGCGCCCTGGGCAGTCTGGCCCGCTACGGCCTTGCCGGGCTGGTGCAGCGCGCCGCGCCCGGTTCGTTTCCGCTCGGAACGTTCATCGTCAACGTGCTCGGCTGCCTGGCCTTCGGCTTTGTCTGGGGGGTGTGCGAAAACCGCATATCCCTGCACCCCGACGTGCGCGTGGTGCTGCTGACCGGCTTCATGGGCGCGTTCACCACCTTTTCCACCTTCACCTTCGAAAGCCTGGGACTCATGGAGACCGGGCAGTGGCTGGCCTTTGCCCTGTACGCGGGCGGCCAGTTGCTGCTGGGCCTTGCCCTGCTGTGGCTGGGCCTCGGCACCGGACGACTGGTTTAG
- the aat gene encoding leucyl/phenylalanyl-tRNA--protein transferase, which produces MAGDGSDFPDPVAAPPEGLLAVGGDLSPARLVAAYLRGIYPWYDRGTPILWWSPDPRCALLPDELHVSRSLARCIRSNAFEVTFDKAFALVIRRCAATPRQGQRGTWLVPAMINAYEGLHRLGIAHSAEAWQDGRLVGGLYGVALGGVFYGESMFHLVPEASKVAFTWLATWLRQAGCTLIDCQQTTPHMVRFGARELPRPEFLARLADGVRGALRLADGSEVRCPEISDLPMRTLTPGPDAPWMAAQQPGAEARPARHWRVPAGFRPL; this is translated from the coding sequence ATGGCCGGGGACGGTTCCGACTTCCCCGATCCGGTCGCCGCGCCGCCCGAAGGGCTGCTGGCCGTGGGGGGCGATCTTTCGCCCGCCCGGCTGGTGGCCGCCTACCTGCGTGGCATCTACCCGTGGTACGACCGGGGCACGCCCATCCTGTGGTGGTCGCCCGACCCGCGCTGCGCGCTGCTGCCGGACGAACTGCACGTCTCGCGCAGCCTGGCGCGGTGCATCCGCTCGAACGCCTTCGAGGTCACCTTCGACAAGGCCTTTGCCCTGGTTATCCGGCGCTGTGCCGCCACGCCCCGGCAGGGGCAGCGCGGCACCTGGCTGGTGCCCGCCATGATCAACGCCTATGAGGGGCTGCACCGTCTGGGCATCGCCCATTCGGCGGAAGCGTGGCAGGACGGCAGGCTGGTGGGCGGGCTGTACGGCGTGGCCCTGGGCGGGGTGTTCTACGGCGAATCCATGTTCCACCTAGTGCCCGAAGCCTCCAAGGTGGCCTTCACCTGGCTGGCAACATGGCTGCGCCAGGCGGGGTGCACGCTCATCGACTGCCAGCAGACCACGCCGCACATGGTGCGCTTTGGCGCGCGCGAACTGCCGCGCCCGGAATTTCTGGCCCGGCTGGCGGACGGGGTGCGCGGCGCACTGCGCCTTGCCGACGGCAGCGAGGTGCGCTGCCCGGAAATTTCGGATTTGCCGATGCGGACCTTGACGCCGGGGCCGGACGCCCCGTGGATGGCCGCGCAACAGCCTGGGGCGGAAGCAAGACCGGCCAGGCACTGGCGTGTCCCGGCCGGTTTCAGACCCTTGTGA
- a CDS encoding class IV adenylate cyclase has product MALEIEIKFPEADLAALRSALQALGAADGAPYLECNRVYDTPGRDLRAANTLLRLRTKTGPNLRAAVLTMKRPPRAEDTGGAGGAGSAPIPDDVKVWDEVQTVVADADAMHQVLTGLGYGVAFGYDKVREVWHLDGVHVCLDTVPFGPVVELEGDREAILAVADRLGLDRARASTATYHDLNRQWRAARGLPPSEDFTFDAAGLADARRAVFGNGDGGAGPSGPE; this is encoded by the coding sequence ATGGCACTGGAAATAGAAATCAAGTTCCCCGAAGCGGACCTTGCCGCGCTTCGCAGCGCTTTGCAAGCGCTGGGGGCCGCGGATGGCGCGCCGTACCTTGAATGCAACCGGGTGTACGACACCCCGGGACGCGATTTGCGCGCGGCGAACACGCTGCTACGGCTGCGCACCAAGACCGGCCCGAACCTGCGCGCCGCCGTGCTGACCATGAAAAGGCCGCCCCGCGCGGAGGACACCGGGGGTGCGGGGGGTGCCGGGTCCGCTCCCATTCCTGATGACGTGAAGGTGTGGGACGAAGTGCAGACCGTGGTGGCCGACGCGGACGCCATGCACCAGGTGCTGACGGGCCTGGGCTACGGCGTGGCCTTCGGCTACGACAAGGTGCGCGAGGTGTGGCACCTGGACGGGGTGCATGTCTGCCTCGACACCGTGCCCTTCGGTCCCGTGGTGGAACTGGAGGGCGATCGCGAGGCCATTCTGGCCGTGGCCGACCGGCTTGGCCTTGACAGGGCTCGCGCATCCACCGCAACGTATCACGACCTGAACCGCCAGTGGCGCGCAGCGCGCGGGCTGCCCCCGTCGGAGGATTTCACCTTTGACGCGGCTGGGCTGGCCGACGCGCGCCGGGCGGTCTTCGGCAACGGCGACGGCGGGGCAGGCCCTTCCGGCCCGGAGTGA
- a CDS encoding ATP-dependent Clp protease adaptor ClpS, with protein sequence MPDGGRDTEILIEDEVREPRMFRVLLHNDDYTTMEFVVSILVEVFRRTPDEATRIMLAVHEKGVGECGVYTAEVAETKVALVYARARREGYPLRCTLEEV encoded by the coding sequence ATGCCCGATGGCGGCAGGGACACGGAGATCCTCATCGAGGACGAGGTGCGCGAGCCCCGGATGTTCCGGGTGCTGCTGCACAACGACGACTACACGACCATGGAGTTCGTGGTGTCGATCCTGGTCGAGGTGTTCCGCAGAACGCCCGACGAGGCGACGCGCATCATGCTGGCCGTCCACGAGAAGGGCGTCGGTGAATGCGGCGTGTACACGGCAGAGGTGGCCGAAACCAAGGTCGCCCTCGTGTATGCCCGCGCCCGGCGCGAAGGCTATCCACTGCGCTGCACCCTCGAAGAGGTATGA
- a CDS encoding GNAT family N-acetyltransferase, whose amino-acid sequence MLIRDAESGDIEGIVTIYNDAVCNTTAIWNESATDAAGRAAWLADRRAAGYPVLVAVEAGLNGGPMVLGYATFGDWRAWDGYRHTVEHSVYVHKDTRGRGIGAALLHALIGRARDMGKHVMVAGVEAGNEASMALHRKMGFTEVGVLREVGCKFGRWLDLAFLQLTLDARETPPARPR is encoded by the coding sequence ATGTTGATACGTGATGCGGAATCAGGCGACATTGAGGGCATCGTGACCATCTACAACGACGCGGTGTGCAACACCACGGCCATCTGGAACGAATCGGCCACGGACGCGGCGGGGCGCGCCGCGTGGCTGGCGGACAGAAGGGCGGCGGGGTACCCTGTGCTCGTGGCCGTGGAGGCAGGCCTGAACGGAGGCCCCATGGTGCTTGGCTACGCCACGTTCGGCGACTGGCGGGCCTGGGATGGGTATCGGCACACCGTGGAACATTCGGTGTACGTGCACAAGGACACCCGTGGGCGCGGCATTGGCGCGGCCTTGCTGCACGCCCTGATCGGACGCGCGCGGGACATGGGAAAGCATGTGATGGTCGCGGGCGTGGAGGCGGGGAACGAGGCATCCATGGCCCTGCACCGAAAAATGGGCTTCACCGAGGTGGGGGTGCTGCGCGAGGTGGGCTGCAAGTTTGGCCGCTGGCTTGATCTCGCCTTTTTGCAGCTGACGCTGGACGCGCGCGAAACACCACCGGCACGCCCGCGATAG
- the clpA gene encoding ATP-dependent Clp protease ATP-binding subunit ClpA: MIGRRLEAALTAAVNDVRTRNHEFLTLEHLLYAITGEDAGKHILEAVGVDVKSLRLRLETFFATHLEPLPADTPTEVVQTLGVQRVLQRAIRHMQSAGKGAVEIGDVLAAIFEEDDAYATYFLKSQGVTRLDVLQHISHGAPQGGDVDGGGDAESEDGAPDTPRIDALEKFTVDLTARARDGRIDPLIGRVKELERTIQVLARRRKNNPLYVGDPGVGKTAIAEGLALRVAGGDVPEEFRDVRIFALDMGALLAGTKYRGDFEQRLKGVITDLGKVPGAILFIDEIHTIVGAGSTSGGSMDASNILKPVLADGSIRCIGSTTYEEYRNHFEKDRALSRRFQKIDVQEPSQDECVDILKGLRPYYEDHHKVRYTLPALRAAVELSARFITERLLPDKAIDVLDEAGAAARLRRGARAASASDAAIGVKEVEKVVARMAQIPSRTVSSSDRDRLRTLDEDLRNVVFGQDAAVGILSRAILRARAGLGREDRPTGSFLFYGPTGVGKTELARRLAEVMGIGFLRYDMSEYMEKHSVSRLIGAPPGYVGFDQGGLLTEAIRKQPYTVLLLDEIEKAHPDIFNILLQVMDYATLTDNTGRKADFRNVVLIMTSNAGVREMSAPSIGFGATAQEDVAGKGRKAVENMFSPEFRNRLDAMIPFAGLTTPVMERIVDKFVLELGAGLKDRRVRLELTPAARARLAEKGFEPAFGARPLRRVIRTALEDELAREVLFGKLRKGGTAIVDVAAPEAAAAPARPARKGKGKAAKDGALPAVSADVAKAAPTVSATAGPSADQQGIAGLGLVFRYEPLGGDEAATDK; this comes from the coding sequence ATGATCGGAAGACGCCTTGAAGCAGCGCTTACCGCCGCCGTCAACGACGTGCGGACGCGCAATCACGAGTTCCTGACGCTGGAGCATCTGCTCTACGCCATCACCGGCGAGGATGCGGGCAAGCACATCCTTGAGGCCGTGGGGGTGGACGTGAAGTCCCTGCGCCTGCGCCTGGAAACCTTTTTCGCCACCCACCTGGAGCCGCTGCCCGCAGATACCCCCACCGAGGTGGTGCAGACCCTGGGCGTGCAGCGCGTGTTGCAGCGGGCCATCCGCCACATGCAGTCCGCGGGCAAGGGCGCCGTGGAAATCGGCGACGTGCTGGCCGCCATTTTCGAAGAAGACGACGCCTACGCCACCTACTTCCTGAAGTCGCAGGGGGTGACCCGGCTGGACGTGTTGCAGCACATCTCGCACGGTGCGCCGCAGGGTGGCGACGTGGACGGCGGCGGCGACGCCGAGAGCGAGGACGGAGCGCCGGACACGCCCCGCATCGACGCGCTGGAAAAGTTCACCGTGGACCTGACCGCCCGCGCCCGCGATGGCCGCATCGACCCGCTCATCGGGCGGGTGAAGGAACTGGAGCGGACCATCCAGGTGCTGGCCCGGCGGCGCAAGAACAACCCGCTGTACGTGGGCGACCCCGGCGTGGGCAAGACCGCCATCGCCGAAGGGCTGGCCCTGCGCGTGGCGGGCGGCGACGTGCCCGAGGAATTCCGCGACGTGCGCATCTTTGCTCTGGACATGGGCGCGCTGCTGGCGGGCACCAAGTACCGTGGCGACTTCGAGCAGCGCCTGAAGGGCGTCATCACCGACCTCGGCAAGGTGCCGGGGGCCATCCTGTTCATCGACGAAATCCACACCATCGTGGGCGCGGGCTCCACCAGCGGCGGCTCCATGGATGCCTCCAACATCCTGAAGCCCGTGCTGGCCGACGGCAGCATCCGCTGCATCGGGTCCACCACGTACGAGGAGTACCGCAACCACTTCGAGAAGGACCGCGCCCTGTCGCGCCGGTTCCAGAAGATCGACGTGCAGGAGCCTTCGCAGGACGAATGCGTGGACATCCTGAAGGGGTTGCGCCCCTACTACGAGGACCACCACAAGGTGCGTTACACGCTGCCCGCCCTGCGCGCGGCGGTAGAGCTTTCCGCCCGGTTCATCACCGAGCGGCTGCTGCCGGACAAGGCCATCGACGTGCTGGACGAGGCGGGCGCGGCGGCCCGGCTGCGGCGGGGTGCCCGCGCGGCGTCGGCATCCGATGCCGCCATCGGCGTGAAGGAAGTGGAAAAGGTGGTGGCGCGCATGGCCCAGATACCGTCGCGCACGGTGTCGTCCAGCGACCGTGACCGCCTGCGCACCCTTGATGAAGACCTGCGCAACGTGGTCTTCGGGCAGGACGCGGCAGTGGGCATCCTGTCGCGGGCCATCCTGCGCGCGCGGGCGGGGCTGGGCCGCGAAGACCGGCCCACCGGCAGCTTCCTGTTCTACGGTCCCACGGGGGTGGGCAAGACCGAACTGGCCCGCCGCCTGGCGGAAGTCATGGGCATCGGTTTCCTGCGCTACGACATGAGCGAGTACATGGAGAAGCACTCCGTGTCGCGGCTCATCGGGGCGCCCCCCGGCTACGTGGGCTTCGACCAGGGCGGCCTGCTGACCGAGGCCATCCGCAAGCAGCCGTACACCGTGCTGCTGCTGGACGAAATCGAAAAGGCCCACCCGGACATCTTCAACATCCTGCTCCAGGTCATGGACTACGCCACGCTCACCGACAACACCGGGCGCAAGGCGGACTTCCGCAACGTGGTGCTCATCATGACCTCCAACGCGGGCGTGCGCGAAATGAGCGCCCCGTCCATCGGTTTTGGAGCAACCGCTCAGGAAGACGTGGCGGGCAAGGGCCGCAAGGCCGTGGAGAACATGTTCAGCCCGGAATTCCGCAACCGGCTGGACGCCATGATCCCCTTTGCCGGGCTGACCACCCCGGTCATGGAGCGTATCGTGGACAAGTTCGTGCTGGAACTGGGCGCCGGGCTGAAGGATCGCCGCGTGCGCCTGGAACTGACCCCGGCGGCCCGCGCGCGGCTGGCCGAAAAGGGCTTCGAGCCTGCCTTCGGGGCGCGTCCGCTGCGCCGGGTGATCCGCACCGCGCTGGAAGACGAACTGGCCCGCGAGGTGCTGTTCGGCAAGCTGCGCAAGGGCGGCACCGCCATCGTGGACGTGGCCGCGCCGGAGGCTGCGGCAGCGCCCGCCAGGCCCGCCCGCAAGGGGAAGGGCAAGGCGGCCAAGGATGGCGCGCTGCCAGCCGTATCCGCCGACGTGGCCAAGGCCGCGCCGACAGTCTCAGCCACGGCCGGGCCGTCCGCCGATCAGCAGGGGATTGCCGGGCTGGGGCTGGTGTTCCGCTACGAGCCGCTTGGCGGCGACGAAGCCGCCACCGATAAATGA
- a CDS encoding DUF190 domain-containing protein, giving the protein MRIISGDALRLRIYTGERDTHKGRALHDVILEWARREGLAGGTVFRGLAGFGANSVVHTARVLRLSEDLPIVIEIIDDAPKIEAFLPRVEALLAEGLVTVDPVRVLLYRHGPGKEAPQDAHAQRDSDAQGV; this is encoded by the coding sequence ATGCGCATCATATCCGGCGACGCCCTGCGTCTGCGCATCTACACCGGCGAGCGAGACACCCACAAGGGCCGCGCCCTGCACGACGTCATCCTGGAATGGGCCCGGCGCGAAGGGTTGGCGGGCGGCACGGTGTTCCGGGGCCTTGCGGGCTTTGGCGCCAACAGCGTCGTGCACACCGCGCGGGTGCTGCGCCTGTCCGAAGACCTGCCCATCGTGATCGAAATCATCGACGACGCGCCCAAGATAGAGGCATTCCTGCCCCGCGTCGAGGCGCTGCTGGCCGAAGGGCTGGTCACCGTGGATCCGGTGCGCGTGCTGCTGTACCGCCACGGCCCCGGCAAGGAAGCGCCGCAGGATGCCCACGCGCAACGCGACAGTGACGCGCAGGGCGTCTAG
- a CDS encoding NAD(P)/FAD-dependent oxidoreductase: protein MTDTGTPEPRGAILQRDKQTYAIVPRTPCGMLSPDVLDAISRVARKYAIPIIKITSGQRLALVGMTAEQVEPIWEDLRMDVGRAVELCVHYVQACPGTAVCKLGLQDSLGLGIEIEQTLAEQPFPAKVKFGVSGCPMCCGESYLRDVGLVGTKRGWTVIVGGNSGGHPRIGDVLAEDLTREAALDLVQRFMAMYRENSGKRLRVSKYVDKTGIEAIRAALLPAAG from the coding sequence ATGACTGATACCGGCACGCCGGAACCGAGAGGCGCCATTCTCCAGCGCGACAAGCAGACCTACGCCATCGTGCCCCGCACCCCCTGCGGCATGCTGTCGCCCGACGTCCTGGACGCCATTTCCCGCGTGGCGCGCAAGTACGCCATCCCCATCATCAAGATCACCTCCGGCCAGCGCCTTGCCCTGGTGGGCATGACGGCGGAGCAGGTGGAACCCATCTGGGAAGACCTGCGCATGGACGTGGGCCGCGCCGTGGAACTGTGCGTGCACTACGTGCAGGCCTGCCCCGGCACGGCGGTCTGCAAGCTCGGGCTTCAGGATTCGCTGGGGCTCGGCATCGAGATCGAACAGACGCTGGCGGAACAGCCCTTCCCGGCCAAGGTCAAGTTCGGCGTGTCCGGCTGCCCCATGTGTTGCGGCGAAAGCTACCTGCGCGACGTGGGCCTGGTGGGCACCAAGCGCGGCTGGACGGTGATCGTGGGCGGCAATTCCGGCGGGCACCCGCGCATTGGCGACGTGCTGGCCGAAGACCTGACCCGCGAGGCGGCGCTTGATCTGGTGCAGCGTTTCATGGCCATGTACCGCGAAAATTCCGGCAAGCGCCTGCGGGTGTCCAAGTACGTGGACAAGACCGGCATCGAGGCCATTCGCGCCGCGCTGCTGCCCGCCGCCGGGTAG
- a CDS encoding CheR family methyltransferase yields MSPNRSDSPALLPVGCARPGPMSQKLFDRMSRFVYEQVGIKLPGSKRVMLEARLQKRLRVLGMASYDQYVDYLFTEKGFDEELRNFIDVVTTNTTEFFREPRHFDYLTSTLLPGWTSEAVRLRAQRPLRVWSAGCSIGMEPYTLAMVLRDYQERTAGFSFSILATDISSRALQQAVRAVYEEERVHNVPDQFRKRYLLRSRDRSRRLVRIGPELRSAVHFERLNFMDPFSFSEPMDIIFCRNVIIYFDKPTQEGLFSRFCQCLRPGGHLFIGHSESLTGMALPLEQVAPTVYRRTR; encoded by the coding sequence ATGAGTCCCAACCGCAGTGACAGCCCGGCATTATTGCCAGTGGGCTGTGCCCGCCCCGGCCCCATGTCGCAGAAGCTGTTCGACCGCATGAGCCGCTTCGTCTACGAACAGGTGGGCATCAAGCTGCCCGGCTCCAAACGGGTGATGCTGGAGGCGCGCCTGCAAAAGCGGCTGCGCGTGCTGGGCATGGCCAGCTACGACCAGTACGTGGACTACCTGTTCACGGAAAAGGGCTTTGACGAGGAGTTGCGCAACTTCATCGACGTGGTGACCACCAACACCACGGAATTCTTCCGCGAACCGCGTCATTTCGACTACCTGACCTCCACGCTGCTGCCCGGCTGGACGAGCGAGGCGGTGCGCCTGCGCGCCCAGCGCCCCCTGCGGGTATGGAGCGCGGGTTGTTCCATCGGCATGGAGCCCTACACCCTGGCCATGGTGCTGCGCGACTATCAGGAACGCACAGCAGGTTTCAGCTTTTCCATCCTGGCCACGGACATTTCGTCGCGGGCGCTGCAACAGGCGGTCCGCGCCGTGTATGAAGAAGAGCGGGTGCACAACGTGCCGGACCAGTTCCGCAAGCGCTACCTGCTGCGCAGCCGCGACCGTTCGCGCCGCCTGGTGCGCATCGGGCCGGAACTGCGCTCCGCCGTGCACTTCGAACGGCTGAACTTCATGGATCCCTTCAGCTTTTCAGAGCCCATGGACATCATTTTCTGCCGCAACGTGATCATCTATTTCGACAAGCCCACGCAGGAAGGGCTGTTCAGCCGGTTCTGCCAGTGCCTGCGCCCCGGCGGGCACCTGTTCATCGGCCACTCCGAAAGTCTTACCGGCATGGCGCTGCCCCTTGAACAGGTGGCTCCCACCGTCTACCGGAGAACGCGATGA
- a CDS encoding chemotaxis response regulator protein-glutamate methylesterase — MTPRRIKVLVVDDSALVRQTLADIVASDEELELIGTASDPFVAAKRMETVAPDVILLDVEMPRMDGITFLRKIMTQHPIPVVICSSVTEQGAEATFKAMEYGAVEVIQKPRMGTKRFLEESSIRICDALKAAARARLRKLSPLAAGVPPKLSADAVLPAATPLTTTVQQTEKMVVIGASTGGTEALRVVLEALPADCPPIAIVQHMPEHFTAAFANRLNAICRVTVKEAQDNDAMRRGQVLIAPGNMHMLLKRNGSRYYVEVREGPLVRRHRPSVDVLFRSAARYAGRNAVAAIMTGMGDDGAAGMKELFDVGAHTIAQDEASCVVFGMPQEAIKLGGVRKVVSLEEIAPAIIRAC; from the coding sequence ATGACCCCCCGCCGCATCAAGGTACTGGTGGTGGACGATTCGGCCCTGGTCCGCCAGACCCTGGCCGACATCGTCGCCAGCGACGAGGAACTGGAACTCATAGGCACCGCGTCCGACCCCTTCGTGGCGGCCAAGCGCATGGAGACGGTGGCCCCGGACGTGATCCTGCTGGACGTGGAGATGCCGCGCATGGACGGCATCACCTTCCTGCGCAAGATCATGACCCAGCACCCCATTCCGGTGGTGATCTGCTCGTCGGTGACCGAGCAGGGGGCCGAGGCCACCTTCAAGGCCATGGAATACGGCGCGGTGGAGGTCATCCAGAAGCCGCGCATGGGCACCAAGCGCTTTCTGGAGGAATCCAGCATCCGCATTTGCGACGCGCTGAAGGCCGCCGCCCGCGCCCGGCTGCGCAAGCTCAGCCCGCTGGCCGCCGGGGTGCCGCCCAAGCTTTCCGCCGATGCGGTGCTGCCCGCGGCCACCCCGCTGACCACCACGGTGCAGCAGACCGAAAAGATGGTGGTCATCGGCGCTTCCACCGGCGGCACGGAGGCCCTGCGCGTGGTGCTGGAGGCGCTGCCCGCCGATTGCCCGCCCATCGCCATCGTGCAGCACATGCCGGAACACTTCACCGCAGCCTTCGCCAACCGGCTCAACGCCATCTGCCGGGTAACCGTGAAGGAGGCGCAGGACAACGACGCCATGCGGCGCGGCCAGGTGCTCATAGCGCCCGGCAACATGCACATGCTGCTCAAGCGCAACGGCTCGCGCTACTATGTCGAGGTGCGCGAAGGCCCCCTGGTGCGCAGGCACCGGCCCTCGGTGGACGTGCTGTTCCGTTCCGCGGCACGGTACGCCGGGCGCAACGCCGTGGCCGCCATCATGACCGGCATGGGCGACGACGGCGCGGCGGGCATGAAGGAACTGTTCGACGTTGGCGCGCACACCATTGCCCAGGACGAAGCCAGCTGCGTGGTCTTCGGCATGCCGCAGGAGGCCATCAAGCTGGGCGGCGTGCGCAAGGTGGTTTCGCTGGAAGAAATCGCCCCGGCCATCATCCGGGCCTGCTGA